ACGGTGACCTAGTCCGGATCGTCAGTCCTGGAAATGATTCGGAAAGCTCGGACGCTGCTGGCGAGGAGATGCCGGACGCCAATACACCGGCCCCAGCCGGGGAGGCATAACCGCCCATGAATACGGCAAAATTTTGTATCCAGCACAAGGTCACAACCTTGCTGGCAGTCATCATGATCGCCATATTCGGCGTGGTCTTCACCACCCAGTTGCAGATGGCCCTGCTGCCCAACATGGAAGCTCCCATGGCTGTGGTGATGTGCTACTATAACGGTGCCACGCCTAACGATATCGAGGAGCTTGTCACCCGTCCCTTGGAGTCGGCCATCATGGCCGTCCCCGGCGTGGACTCCGTCTCCTCCACTTCGTCGGACGGTGTCAGCCAGGTGCAGATTACCTATGTGGAGGACACGGACCTGGACATCGCCGCCACCAAGCTGCGGGAGAAATTCGACATGCTCTCGCTCCCGGATGGTGCCATGGACCCCGTGATTGTCAACATCAACGTCAGCGACCTGATGCCCACCGCCATCATCGCCCTGATGGGCGAGGACCTGTCCTCTCTCCAAACCTTGGCGGAGGACACCGTCTCCCCCGCCCTGGAGCGGATTGACGGCGTAGCCTCCGTCACAGTCAGCGGCGGCGTAGGCCAGCAGATCGAGGTGCAGATTGACCCCGCCCGAGCAGCTGGCTTCGGCCTTTCCAACAGCTACATCTCCCAGTTCCTGGCAGCAGAAAACCTGCTCTATCCCGGCGGCGATATGCAAAACGGCTCCAAGACACTGACCGTCAGCACAGACGCCAAGTTCCAGTCTGTGGAGGACGTTGAAAATATGCTCCTGGCTCTGCCTACCGGCGGCATTGTCCGTCTGGGTGATGTGGCCAATGTCTCCCTGCAGGCACAGGATACCGACACCATGGCGCAGATGGATGGCACCGCCTGCGTAATTTTACAGGTTTCCAAGCAATCCGGTGCAAATGAGGCATCCACGGCTCAGGCAGTGGATGCGCGGATGGCGGAGCTGGCAGAGGAGAATCCCGGTATTCGCTACGCCGCACCCTATCTTGCCTCCGACTACATCAACCTGGTGGTGGAGTCCGCCCTGCAAAATATCGTCCTGGGCGTGGTGCTGGCCGCTGTGGTGGTCTTTCTGTTCCTGCGCCGCTGGGGCGCCACCATGACGATCGCGGTCTCCATGCCGGTGTGCATTCTCGCGGTGTTCGTCCTGATGAACGTGTTTGACCTCACGATGAACATGATGAGCCTGGGCGGAGTCGCCATGGGCGTGGGCATGATTGTGGATAACTCCATTGTCGTGCTGGAAAATATCTACCGCTTCTCCGCCGAAGGGCATGACCGGCTAAGCGCCTGTGTGGATGGCACCAAGGAGGTGACTACCTCCGTGGTTGCCTCCACGCTGACCACGGTGGCGGTCTTTTTGCCGTTGGGCCTTACCGGCGGTATGGCCGGCATGCTGTTCAAGGACTTCTGTCTGACGATTGCCTTCTTAATTCTCGGTTCTCTCGTGATCGCCCTGACGTGGGTGCCGCTGCTGTGCTATCTGCTGCTGGATGAAACAAAGGCCCGGCAGCACCAGCTGAAAAGAGCAGGCAGCCGCTCCATTATTGCCCGCTGCGGCCAGTGGGTCCGATGGCTGTATGACCGTTACCTGCGGCTGTTGGACTATTTCCTCCGTCATCTGAAAGTCGGTATGCTGACAGCTGTTGGCCTTGTTGTTTTCTTCGCGGTGTGCTGCCTAAGCACCAACATGGTACTGCTGCCAGAAATGGACCAGGGGCAGGTCAGCATCAGCATCACAACTCCCATTGGCTCTGATGTGGATGAGACCACAGCCTACGCCGACCGGGTGGTATCTATCGCTCAGGAACAGGTGCCGGAGCTGGAGAGCCTCTACTACCTGGCCCAGCCGGAATCCGCCTCTGTCTCCTTGATGCTGGTGGACCGCGGCGACCGAAGCCGCAGCAGCAGTGAGATTGCTGAAAGCCTTCGCCCCTTCCTGCAGAACATTGCCGGCTGCGAGATCACCGCCAGCGCCTCTGACATGACCGCCATGCTGGGCGGCAATGATATCAGCGTGGAGATCACCGGTGACGACTATCGCATTCTCACGGCAATCGCGGATGATCTGCTGCGGGAAATCTCCCAGTTGGAGGATGCTGTGGATGTCGTCAGCTCCGTGTCGGAGCAGGTCCCCCAGGTGGAGGTCACTATCAACCGGCAGGCCGCCTCGCAATACGGCCTCACTGCCGCCAGCATCGGTTCTGCAGTCCGGTCGGAGCTGACCGGTGAGACTGCCACCACTGTTACCATCAATAACAAGGAGCTGGATGTTGTGGTCAAGGGTGACGGCTCCTATGCCGCCAGCCTGGATGCCCTGCGCTCCATGCCTGTGTCTACCGCCATGGGCGGCTATGTGCCGTTAAGCTCGGTTGCCAGCGTGGACATTGTTCAGGCTCCCCAGACCATTACCCGCGTCAACCAGTCCCGCCAAGTGACGATCACGGGCGATACCGTGAGCGGCAATGCCACGGAGATCACCAAGCAGCTCACCCGGATTTTGGACAATTACCAGATGCCAGAGGGCTACACCGCAGAGCTCACCGGCAGTTATTCTGATATGACGGAGAACTTTTCTGATCTGCTGCTGGCTCTGCTGGTGGCCATGGGCCTTGTGTATTTTGTTCTGGCGGCGCAGTTTGAGTCCTTTCTGATGCCTGTTATTGTGATGCTGATCCTGCCGGTGGCCTTTACCGGCGCGCTGTTCGCCCTGCCTCTGACGGGACGGGACCTGTCCATGATCTCCCTGGTGTCTTTGATCATGCTGGCAGGCACGGTGGTGAACAACTCCATCATTTTGGTAGAATATATTAAAATCCGCCGGCAGATGGGCGAGGAGCGGGAGACCGCTATCATGAAGGCCTGTCCCCTTCGAATCCGCCCCATTATGATGACGACGCTGACCACCGTCCTTGCCATGGTCCCCATGGCGTTTGGCATTGGGGACACCAACGAAATGATGAGCGACATGGGCGTTACCATGATGAGCGGCATGATCATTTCCACCGTGGTGACGCTGCTGTTCACGCCGGTATTCTACTCCGTAATTGATGACCTGCCCAAGCATTTCCGGCGGAAACATCAGCGTCCACCGGACATCTCCCAGACTGAGGCAACTGCGGAGCCCGTTGAAATTTCCTGATATTCCCGACAAAGATCCCCGGAAGCCGCGGCCTCCGGGGATTTCTCCATGCTTCTCCCCGCTTGACTTTCTTATAAAATCTGATATGATGATTTCATCGTATACCTTTGAAAAATATCACGAATGGAGGGGCTTTATGCAGGACGGCTATGGCCGGGAAATTGACTATCTGCGCCTCTCCGTGACAGATTTGTGCAATTATCGCTGTGTGTATTGCATGGGTCCGGAGGGGGTTGCCAAACGATCTCACGCGGACATCCTCTCTATTGAGGAGTGCGTGGAAATCGGCAGGGCTGCTGTTGCGTGCGGCGTCAGAAAAATCCGCGTCACCGGGGGAGAACCGTTGGTGCGCCGGGGAATTCTGGAGCTGTGCCGAGGGCTGCGGGAAATCCCCGGGCTGGCGGAACTGTGTCTCACTACCAATGGAAGCCGCCTGGAGGAGTTGGCCGCTCCCCTGCGGCAGGCCGGTGTGGACCGGCTGAATATCAGCTTGGATACCCTGCGGCCAGAGCGCTTTTCCTCCCTCACCCGCCAGGGCCGTCTTTCGGATGTCCTCCGTGGCATCGCGGCGGTGGAAGAGGTTGGTTTTCAGAATCTGAAACTGGACACGGTTCTCATGGGCGGCTTCAATGACGATGAAATCGGTGACTTTCTCCGCCTGACGCTGGACCACCCCTGGGAGGTCCGCTTCATTGAGCTCATGCCCATAGGCCCCTGTACCGCCTGGAACCCAAGCCGTTTTCTCTCCACGGACATGGTGTTGGAGCGCTTTCCCACCCTGCGGCCTCTTGCGGCCCAGGGGGTGGCCAGACGATACCGGCTTCCCGGCGCCAAAGGCGCCGTGGGGCTGATCTCCCCTATGAGCCACAACTTCTGTGGGGACTGCCGCCGCATCCGCATCACTGCGGACGGGCGGCTGAAGGGCTGTCTCCACAGCCGGGAGGAGCTCCCCCTGCGGGGCCTCCACGGACCGGAGCTGGAGGCGGCCATCCGGCACGGCATTCTGCAAAAGCCTCCCCGGCATTTCCTGCGGGAACGATCCAGCGAAGCCGCCCGGGATATGTATCAGATCGGAGGATAGTTATGCTCACGCATTTCAACAACCAAGGCCGCGCCCGCATGGTGGACGTGACGGAGAAGGCCCCTACCCACCGGCGAGCCGTTGCTGCCGGCGAGATTCTGGTCTCCCCCGGCACCATGGCCCAGATTCGCGCCGGGACGCTGAAAAAGGGGGATGTACTGGCGGTGGCGCAGGTGGCCGGCATTCAAGCTGCCAAGCACTGCTGGGAGCTGATTCCCATGTGCCACCCCCTGCCCCTGACCGGAATTGATATCGCCTTCACCCTCCGGGACGACCGGGTGGAGATTCAGGCCGCCGTTACCTGCACTGGTGTCACCGGGGTGGAAATGGAGTCTCTGACCGCTGTGTCTGCTGCGGCACTTACGATCTATGATATGTGCAAGGCCGTCCAGAAAGATATGCGCATCACCAACATCCGCCTGCTGGAGAAATCCGGTGGAAAAAGTGGTTATATTGCAGAGGAGTGAGGACCGTGGCAGAGGTTGTATCCGTGAATATCAGCGTGGAAAAGGGACAGCCCAAGCACCCCGTCCCGGAGATTTGCCTACGGCTGCGCCATGGCATTGTGGGGGATGCCCATGCCGGCGACTGGCACCGCCAGATCTCCCTGCTGGCGGAGGAAAGCGTGGACACCATGCGGGGCCCCATTCCCCTGCCTGCCGGCGTATTCGCGGAAAATATCAATACGGTTGGCATCGACCTGCGGAACCTGCCGGTGGGGACGCGTCTGCGCATTGGGGAAACTGTGGTGGAAGTCACCCAGATTGGCAAGGAGTGCCACAACGACTGCGCCATCCGGCAGGCCGTCGGGATGTGCGTCATGCCCACAGAGGGCATTTTTGCCGTGGTAGTCCAGGAGGGCACGGTCCGACCCGGCGACTCCATTGAAGTACTGGAGGCGTTCTCATGAAGCTCATCAAAACCCAGGATGCTGTGGGGCATGTGCTCTGCCACGACATGACCCAGATTATCCAGGGCTCCTACAAGGACGCCCGCTTCCGCAAGGGCCACGTGGTAACGGAATCTGATATCCCCATCCTCCTCTCCATGGGCAAGGAGAATCTGTACGTCTGGGAAATGATCCCGGGTATGATACATGAAAACGACGCGGCGGATCGGCTACTGTCTCTGTGTGTGAATGACGGCATGTCCCCCACACCGGTGAAGGAGGGCAAGATCGAGCTGCGTGCTTCCCGCCCGGGGCTTTTCCGGGTGGATTCCCGGCGTTTGATTGCCGTGAACGCCCTAGACGACATCATGATCGCAACCCGCCGGGGCAACACCCCAGTCAATGCTGGGGACAAATTGGCCGGAATGCGGGTGATCCCCCTGGTCATTGAAGAGGAACGGCTCCGAGCGGCGGAGCAGGCCGCCGGGGACCGTCCCCTTCTTGAGCTGCTGCCCTATGTGAAGCGAACCGCCGCCATCATCGCCACCGGCAGCGAGGTGCAAAAGGGCCTGATTCAAGATACCTTCACCCCTGTCGTTCAGGAGAAGCTGGCCGCCTATGGCATTGAGACGTTATCGGTCTTATACCCCGGCGACGGCGTGGAAGCCATTTCCGCCGCCATCTCCGCGGCCAAGAGCAGTGGTGCGGATCTGCTTTTGTGCACCGGGGGCATGAGCGTGGACCCTGACGACAATACCCCTGGGGGCATTCGGGCCTCTGGCGCCCGCATCGTCACCTATGGCGCCCCGGTCCTGCCCGGCGCGATGTTTCTCCTGGGCTACTATTCGGACGAGACGCCCGTGATGGGCCTTCCCGGCTGCGTCATGTACGCCGGGGCCACCATCTTTGACCTAGTGCTGCCCCGGATTGCCGCCGGTGTGGAGCTGACTAGAGACGATTTCTCCATCATGGGCGAGGGGGGGCTGTGTCTAGGCTGCGAGTCCTGCCGCTGGCCCATCTGTCCCTTCGGGTCATAATTGCGCGCCGGAACTCCGGCGCCATTTCTCCTCTTCCGTTATCCTTATTTGAGAATTACGTCTAGCGGCAACTGCCCGCATCTGGGCCGTTTCCACATATATCCTTGAAGAAAGGAAGATTTTCGATATGAAAAACCTGCGCTCTTTGCTTCTGGCACTGTGCATAGTGCTGTCCCTGTCCGCCTGCGGAGGCGGCACCGATCCCGGCGATGTGTCCGAACACGGCGGCAATTCTTCTTCCGTGGAGCTCGTGGTTTTTGCCGCAGCCTCCATGACGGAGACCCTGGATGAAATCATCGCGCTGTACAAGGATGTAGCTCCTCATGTCACCATCCTTCCCAGCTATGAATCCTCTGGCACTCTGCTGGAACAGATTCAGCAGGGCGCGGACTGTGACCTCTTCATCTCTGCTGGCCAGACTCAGATGGATACACTGGATAAAAACAATCTTCTGCTGGAGGGCTCCAGGCTGGACCTTCTTGAAAATCAGATCACCCTGGTGGTGCCTGAGGGCAATCCCAAAGGCGTGAAGAGCTTTGATCAGCTGGCGGAACTTCTGAAAAACGGCGATGTTTTCCTGGCCATGGGCAACCGCGACGTTCCCGTGGGGCAATACACGCAAAAGATTTTTGCTTACTATGGTCTGGAGGAGGCAGCCTTGGCGGAAGCCGGAGTTCTAACCTATGGCTCCAATGTAAAGGAGGTCACCACGCATGTCTCTGAAGGCGCTGTGGACTGCGGCATTATTTACGCCACGGATGCCTTCTCCGCCGGTCTGACCGTAGTGGACGAGGCCACCGCAGACATGTGCGGGCAGGTCACTTACCCCGCCGCCGTGCTGTCTGCCAGCACACACGCCGAAGAGGCCCAGGCATTTTTGGACTATTTGACCGGCGATGACGCGGATGTTGTGTTTAGGAACGTCGGCTTCACCCCCCTGGTCTGACTTTTGGTGAAGCAGGCGGGAAAGGCCCCGTCCGCTCTCCCTGACTCTCTCCCGGAGGTCGTCTTTTATGGATTGGTATCCCCTTTTGAACTCTCTCCGTATTGCGGCAGTCTCCACCATGGCCGTCTTTTTCCTGGGAATTCTGGCCGCGTACTACATCGCAAAGCTTCCCCGCCTGCTCAAAGGCGTCCTGGATGTGGTGCTGACGCTCCCCCTGGTACTGCCCCCTACTGTGGTGGGCTGGCTGCTGCTGGTGCTATTAGGGCCCAAACGGGCTGTTGGCGCGTGGGCAATGGACCATTTCGGCGTAAAGCTGGTAATGACCTGGTGGTCCGCCATTTTTGCTACGGTGGTGGTGTCCTTCCCTTTGATGTACCGCACTGCCCGGGGTGCCTTTGAGAGCTTCGATCAAACCCTGGCGGACGCTGGACGCACCCTGGGACGCTCCAATGCCTGGGTCTTCTGGCGGGTCCAAATACCGGTGTGCAAGCAGGGAATTCTCGCAGGCATGGTCCTCTCCTTTGCCCGGGCGCTGGGGGAATATGGTGCCACTTCCATGATTGCCGGATATACCCCCGGCCGCACCGCCACCATTTCCACCACCGTCTATCAGCTTTGGCGTACCCATGACGACGCCGGTGCGCTCCGGTGGGTTCTGGTGAATATTGCCCTCTCCGCAGTCTTTCTGTTGGCGGTCAACCTGCTGGAAACCCGGCAGCGGCAGGTTCGGAAGGGGGGCGCTTTCTGAGATGTCCCTCTGCGTTGAGATTCAAAAGCGGCTTGGGAACTTTCAGCTGGACGTCCAATTCGAGGCTCACCAGGAACCCCTGGCTCTGCTTGGGGCCTCCGGCTGCGGCAAGTCCGTCACGTTGCGGTGCATCGCCGGCATCCTGACGCCGGACACAGGGAAAATCGTTCTGGATGGCGCCGTCCTCTACGACAGCACGGCCCACATCAACCTGCCTCCCCAGCGCCGGAACGTGGGCTATCTCTTCCAACAGTACGCGCTTTTTCCCAACATGACTGTGCGGCAGAACATCGCCGCCGCAGTGCGTAACCGCGGACGCCGGGCGGCGGAGGTCACGGAAAAGCTCCGCCGCTTCCGACTGGAGGAGGTGGCTGACAGGCGCCCCGCACAGCTCTCCGGCGGTCAGCAGCAGCGGACCGCCCTGGCCCGCATTCTGGCGTCGGAGCCAGGAATGATCCTGCTGGACGAGCCTTTTTCGGCTCTGGATGGCTATCTCCGGCAGCAGCTGGAGCTGGAACTTCAGGAGCTGCTGGAGCCGTTTCAGGGCACCATTCTCTGGGTCTCCCATGACCAAGGGGAGGTCTTTCGCAACTGCCGCCGGGTGTGCGTCATCAGCCAGGGCCGCTCCCAGCCGGTACAGACGGTGGAGGATCTCTTCCTTCGCCCGGAAACCGTAGCCGCCGCACAACTCTCCGGCTGCGGCAATTTTGCCATGGCGGTCCCTCAGGGAGATGTTGTGTTTTTGCCGGCCTGGAACCTGACGCTCCGCTGCGCCGCTCCGCCGCCCCCGGGGATTGATTGTGTAGGGATTCGTGCGCGCCAGCTCCACCCCGCCGTCTCCGGGGAGGTAAACGCCTTCCCCTGCGCCGTGGTACGGGTCATTCAGGATCTCTCCTGCACCACTTTGCTACTGCGTCCTCTGGATGCCATGGCGGAAGCTCCTCTGCTGCGCATGGAACTGGACCGGGAGTCCGGGCTCGCGGACCAAAGAGAACTACTGGTCTCTGTTTCTCCGGAGCATCTGTTATTACTGCGATAAGGAGGAATTTTTATGTCATTCTTTTCTGCGGTTGTTGTCACTGTCAGTGACCGCAGCTATCGCGGCCAGCGGCCGGACGAGGCCGGTCCGCTGGTGGCAGAGCTGCTGCGGGAGGCCGGTTACACAGTCGTCCGTACAGCCCTGGTACCGGATGAACAGTCCCAGATTGCACACATTCTGGAAGAGATTGCCGACAGCGGTACTGTGGATCTCTTAGTCACCACCGGCGGTACTGGTTTTTCTCCCCGGGACGTCACGCCGGAGGCCACGCTCTCGGTCTGTGACCGGTTGGCCCCCGGTCTGCCGGAGGCCATGCGCTATGCCTCGCTGCAAATCACTCCCCGGGCCATGCTGTCCCGGGCTCAGGCCGGTATTCGGGGCGGGACGCTGATTGTGAACCTCCCCGGCTCTCCCAAGGCTGCTCGGGAGAATTTGGAGGCCGTTCTTCCCACACTTTCCCACGGACTGGAGATGCTCTCCGGCCGGAGCGCGGACTGTGCGGACAGCGGCAGCTGACAAAAGCGCCGCCGGTATTGACCGGCGGCGCTTTTTGTCTCCGTCTGTGGTCTCATCAGCCCCACAGGGCGGAGAGCATAGGAATCACCTGTTTCTTTCGGGAGAGGATCTTGGGCAAAAATGCACAGTTTCCATGGTCTCCCTTGATATTGAATGCCTGTTGGATGGTCTCCTCATCTCCTGTAAACAGAAGCTGCGTGCCGTCCAGCAGTACATCGGTGATCATCAAAATCACCGTGTCCAGGGACTGCTCCTTCCGGATTCGATTCATCACCTGGAGGAACTCCGCTTTTCTCTCCAACAGGCGCTCCGAGTCCATACATGTGACCTGTCCCACCGCCAAATCGTGGCCGGCAATGTGAAACTCCTTGTAATCCGTCTTCAAAATGGTCTCCGCACTCTTGTCATCTCCACAGGTGGAGGAGAAAATCGCCTTGCCCAGCTCCTCCAGGGAGAGATTCGCAATGCGGGCCATCCGATTGGCAACGTTGATATCCCGCTGGGTACAGGTGGGAGACTTGAACATTACCGTATCTGAGACAATGGCGGCAGCCATCAGCCCTGCCATTTTTGCCGTGGGCATCAGCCCCTTTTCCTGGTACATGCCCGCCACAATCGTGGTGGTGCTTCCCACCGGCTCATTGCGGACATATATGGGATTGTTGGTTTGAATGTCCGCCAGTCGGTGGTGATCCACAATCTCCAAAATCTCCGCCTGATCCAGCCCCACCACGGACTGGGCCTTTTCATTGTGGTCCATGAGGATTACCTGCTTGCGGCGGGGCCGCAGCAGATGAAACCGGGACAGCGTCCCCACCACCTTTTCGTTTTCATCCAAAATAGGGTAGGCCCGGAAGCGGCTCTCCAGCACCGTGTTGCGCACATCATCAATATAATCGTCCAGATGGAAGCTGACAAGGTCAGCACTTTTACAGATATGGGAGATGGGCAGTGCATGCCAAATCAGGCGTACCGCCTGATAGGGATCGTAAGGGGTAGACATCAAGCAAGTCTCCGTCTCCACATTGAGAAGCTCCTGCGGAACCTCCGCCTGACAAACAATGATGCAGCTCACGCCGATTTCCAGCGCACGCCGAATCATATCCGGCTGGTCTCCGCAGACCACAATGCTGTTGGGATTGGAAAAGAGCAGGTTCTCCCGGCAGGTGGGCAGTGCGATCACCACCTCGCCAGAAACCTCGTCCCGCAGCTCCCCGCCGGCATTGAGAATCTCTCCCTCGATGACGGAGAGCAGATTGTATACCGGCATGCTGGAAACCATCGGGTTGCGGACCGAGCGCATGTCATAGTTGGCCACGTCCCCAGCGGAGAGCATGCCATACAGCGTCCCATCCTCGTTGGCCACTGGCAGCACAGAAATCCGGTCTGCCTGCATGGTCTGCCAGGCCCGGCTGATTGTGGCAGCGGCGGAGAGTGTGGGCGGCGTGTCGTAGTCCAGGTCCCGTACCTGTGTACGCACATTGCTAATGAGGCGCGGAGGCTGAAAACCGAAGCGCTCCAGAACGGTATGGGTCTCATCGCTGATCTGGCCCAGGCGGGCTGCCTGATACTGCCGCTGCCCCAGAGCATTCTTCAAGGCGGCATAGGCCATGGCGGAAACGATTGAGTCTGTATCCGGATTCCGGTGGCCGGTGATATAGACAGTGTCCATGTGTGTTCCTCCCACGGTATGATTACTGTTATTATGCTTCCCCAAGGAACGGTTTGTCAACGGCAGTTTTGATCGGAAAACCGCGCAAAACGATCGTTTTGCGCGGCAATTCTTACAGAACCAGCAGCTCCTTGGGAGCTTTGGTCAAATTCTGACAACCGTCCTGAGTCAAAAAGAGCACATCCTCAATGCGCACTCCCATCTTTCCCGGCAGGTAAATCCCCGGCTCTGCGGAGATCACCGCCCGCTCCGGCAAGGGCTTATCATTGAGCTGCGAGGCATTGGGACTCTCGTGAATCTCTACCCCTACCCCGTGGCCGAAGCTGTGGCCGAAGTATTCGCCATAGCCGGCGGCGTCAATCACAGCCCTTGCGGCCGCATCTACCTCACGGCCCGTGGCACCCGCCCTAGCTGTAGCAATCCCCGCTTTTT
This genomic window from Pusillibacter faecalis contains:
- a CDS encoding efflux RND transporter permease subunit, whose protein sequence is MNTAKFCIQHKVTTLLAVIMIAIFGVVFTTQLQMALLPNMEAPMAVVMCYYNGATPNDIEELVTRPLESAIMAVPGVDSVSSTSSDGVSQVQITYVEDTDLDIAATKLREKFDMLSLPDGAMDPVIVNINVSDLMPTAIIALMGEDLSSLQTLAEDTVSPALERIDGVASVTVSGGVGQQIEVQIDPARAAGFGLSNSYISQFLAAENLLYPGGDMQNGSKTLTVSTDAKFQSVEDVENMLLALPTGGIVRLGDVANVSLQAQDTDTMAQMDGTACVILQVSKQSGANEASTAQAVDARMAELAEENPGIRYAAPYLASDYINLVVESALQNIVLGVVLAAVVVFLFLRRWGATMTIAVSMPVCILAVFVLMNVFDLTMNMMSLGGVAMGVGMIVDNSIVVLENIYRFSAEGHDRLSACVDGTKEVTTSVVASTLTTVAVFLPLGLTGGMAGMLFKDFCLTIAFLILGSLVIALTWVPLLCYLLLDETKARQHQLKRAGSRSIIARCGQWVRWLYDRYLRLLDYFLRHLKVGMLTAVGLVVFFAVCCLSTNMVLLPEMDQGQVSISITTPIGSDVDETTAYADRVVSIAQEQVPELESLYYLAQPESASVSLMLVDRGDRSRSSSEIAESLRPFLQNIAGCEITASASDMTAMLGGNDISVEITGDDYRILTAIADDLLREISQLEDAVDVVSSVSEQVPQVEVTINRQAASQYGLTAASIGSAVRSELTGETATTVTINNKELDVVVKGDGSYAASLDALRSMPVSTAMGGYVPLSSVASVDIVQAPQTITRVNQSRQVTITGDTVSGNATEITKQLTRILDNYQMPEGYTAELTGSYSDMTENFSDLLLALLVAMGLVYFVLAAQFESFLMPVIVMLILPVAFTGALFALPLTGRDLSMISLVSLIMLAGTVVNNSIILVEYIKIRRQMGEERETAIMKACPLRIRPIMMTTLTTVLAMVPMAFGIGDTNEMMSDMGVTMMSGMIISTVVTLLFTPVFYSVIDDLPKHFRRKHQRPPDISQTEATAEPVEIS
- the moaA gene encoding GTP 3',8-cyclase MoaA, yielding MQDGYGREIDYLRLSVTDLCNYRCVYCMGPEGVAKRSHADILSIEECVEIGRAAVACGVRKIRVTGGEPLVRRGILELCRGLREIPGLAELCLTTNGSRLEELAAPLRQAGVDRLNISLDTLRPERFSSLTRQGRLSDVLRGIAAVEEVGFQNLKLDTVLMGGFNDDEIGDFLRLTLDHPWEVRFIELMPIGPCTAWNPSRFLSTDMVLERFPTLRPLAAQGVARRYRLPGAKGAVGLISPMSHNFCGDCRRIRITADGRLKGCLHSREELPLRGLHGPELEAAIRHGILQKPPRHFLRERSSEAARDMYQIGG
- the moaC gene encoding cyclic pyranopterin monophosphate synthase MoaC; this translates as MLTHFNNQGRARMVDVTEKAPTHRRAVAAGEILVSPGTMAQIRAGTLKKGDVLAVAQVAGIQAAKHCWELIPMCHPLPLTGIDIAFTLRDDRVEIQAAVTCTGVTGVEMESLTAVSAAALTIYDMCKAVQKDMRITNIRLLEKSGGKSGYIAEE
- a CDS encoding MOSC domain-containing protein, producing the protein MAEVVSVNISVEKGQPKHPVPEICLRLRHGIVGDAHAGDWHRQISLLAEESVDTMRGPIPLPAGVFAENINTVGIDLRNLPVGTRLRIGETVVEVTQIGKECHNDCAIRQAVGMCVMPTEGIFAVVVQEGTVRPGDSIEVLEAFS
- a CDS encoding molybdopterin-binding protein, whose translation is MKLIKTQDAVGHVLCHDMTQIIQGSYKDARFRKGHVVTESDIPILLSMGKENLYVWEMIPGMIHENDAADRLLSLCVNDGMSPTPVKEGKIELRASRPGLFRVDSRRLIAVNALDDIMIATRRGNTPVNAGDKLAGMRVIPLVIEEERLRAAEQAAGDRPLLELLPYVKRTAAIIATGSEVQKGLIQDTFTPVVQEKLAAYGIETLSVLYPGDGVEAISAAISAAKSSGADLLLCTGGMSVDPDDNTPGGIRASGARIVTYGAPVLPGAMFLLGYYSDETPVMGLPGCVMYAGATIFDLVLPRIAAGVELTRDDFSIMGEGGLCLGCESCRWPICPFGS
- the modA gene encoding molybdate ABC transporter substrate-binding protein is translated as MKNLRSLLLALCIVLSLSACGGGTDPGDVSEHGGNSSSVELVVFAAASMTETLDEIIALYKDVAPHVTILPSYESSGTLLEQIQQGADCDLFISAGQTQMDTLDKNNLLLEGSRLDLLENQITLVVPEGNPKGVKSFDQLAELLKNGDVFLAMGNRDVPVGQYTQKIFAYYGLEEAALAEAGVLTYGSNVKEVTTHVSEGAVDCGIIYATDAFSAGLTVVDEATADMCGQVTYPAAVLSASTHAEEAQAFLDYLTGDDADVVFRNVGFTPLV
- the modB gene encoding molybdate ABC transporter permease subunit, with product MDWYPLLNSLRIAAVSTMAVFFLGILAAYYIAKLPRLLKGVLDVVLTLPLVLPPTVVGWLLLVLLGPKRAVGAWAMDHFGVKLVMTWWSAIFATVVVSFPLMYRTARGAFESFDQTLADAGRTLGRSNAWVFWRVQIPVCKQGILAGMVLSFARALGEYGATSMIAGYTPGRTATISTTVYQLWRTHDDAGALRWVLVNIALSAVFLLAVNLLETRQRQVRKGGAF
- a CDS encoding sulfate/molybdate ABC transporter ATP-binding protein, which translates into the protein MSLCVEIQKRLGNFQLDVQFEAHQEPLALLGASGCGKSVTLRCIAGILTPDTGKIVLDGAVLYDSTAHINLPPQRRNVGYLFQQYALFPNMTVRQNIAAAVRNRGRRAAEVTEKLRRFRLEEVADRRPAQLSGGQQQRTALARILASEPGMILLDEPFSALDGYLRQQLELELQELLEPFQGTILWVSHDQGEVFRNCRRVCVISQGRSQPVQTVEDLFLRPETVAAAQLSGCGNFAMAVPQGDVVFLPAWNLTLRCAAPPPPGIDCVGIRARQLHPAVSGEVNAFPCAVVRVIQDLSCTTLLLRPLDAMAEAPLLRMELDRESGLADQRELLVSVSPEHLLLLR
- a CDS encoding MogA/MoaB family molybdenum cofactor biosynthesis protein, with protein sequence MSFFSAVVVTVSDRSYRGQRPDEAGPLVAELLREAGYTVVRTALVPDEQSQIAHILEEIADSGTVDLLVTTGGTGFSPRDVTPEATLSVCDRLAPGLPEAMRYASLQITPRAMLSRAQAGIRGGTLIVNLPGSPKAARENLEAVLPTLSHGLEMLSGRSADCADSGS
- a CDS encoding putative manganese-dependent inorganic diphosphatase, producing the protein MDTVYITGHRNPDTDSIVSAMAYAALKNALGQRQYQAARLGQISDETHTVLERFGFQPPRLISNVRTQVRDLDYDTPPTLSAAATISRAWQTMQADRISVLPVANEDGTLYGMLSAGDVANYDMRSVRNPMVSSMPVYNLLSVIEGEILNAGGELRDEVSGEVVIALPTCRENLLFSNPNSIVVCGDQPDMIRRALEIGVSCIIVCQAEVPQELLNVETETCLMSTPYDPYQAVRLIWHALPISHICKSADLVSFHLDDYIDDVRNTVLESRFRAYPILDENEKVVGTLSRFHLLRPRRKQVILMDHNEKAQSVVGLDQAEILEIVDHHRLADIQTNNPIYVRNEPVGSTTTIVAGMYQEKGLMPTAKMAGLMAAAIVSDTVMFKSPTCTQRDINVANRMARIANLSLEELGKAIFSSTCGDDKSAETILKTDYKEFHIAGHDLAVGQVTCMDSERLLERKAEFLQVMNRIRKEQSLDTVILMITDVLLDGTQLLFTGDEETIQQAFNIKGDHGNCAFLPKILSRKKQVIPMLSALWG